In Phalacrocorax carbo chromosome 17, bPhaCar2.1, whole genome shotgun sequence, the genomic window cagggcgcagggtgcaggcagggtgcagggcgcaggcaggcagcaggcagggtgcagggtgcaggcaggcagcaggcagggcgcagggtgcaggcaggcagcaggcagggcgcaggcaggcagcaggcagggcgcagggtgcaggcaggcagcaggcagggcgcagggcgcaggcaggcagcaggcagggtgcagggtgcaggcaggcagcaggcagggcgcagggtgcaggcagggtgcagggtgcaggcagcaggcagggcgcaggcaggcagcaggcagggcgcagggtgcaggcaggcagcaggcagggcgcaggcaggcagcaggcagggcgcagggtgcaggcaggcagcaggcagggcgcagggcgcaggcaggcagggcgcagggtgcaggcaggcagcaggcagggcgcagggtgcaggcaggcagcaggcagggcgcagggcgcaggcaggcagggcgcagggtgcaggcaggcagcaggcagggcgcagggtgcaggcagggcgcagggtgcaggcaggcagcaggcagggtcAGGCCCTGGGCCGCCGGCTCACCGAGCAGGCACAGGTAGTTGGGCTCCGCCAGCCGGGGGAACCGCCGGTGCTGGTTGAGGATGTTGTAGAGGTGGCGGGGCTCGCAGAGCGCCATCCCCGCCATCCCGCGACAACCCCCGACTCGCCGATTGTCGCCGACTGTCGTTACAACCCGCCTCGCGCCGTCACCGTGGCAACGGCGGCGCGCGGCCCGGTTGGTTGCTAGGGAGGGGCGCCCGGCCGTCACTAGGGGTGACGTCACCTCCAGATCTCGCGAGACCTCCCGCCCCCCGCactccccgccccggcggccggCAGTCTCGCGAGAAGCGTCGCCCGTGGAGGTCGTTGGAGTCACCGGAGCCGCCGCGCCATGCTGTCCCGCCTCgcccgtcccgccgccgccgccgccttccgCCGGGGCCTGGCCACCACCGCGCAGGTGAGCCCCGGTCCGCCTCCGTGAGGGGCCTGTggggccgccggcggggcccggccctcccgggggcggcggggctgtcACCCCctggggcagcggggggggtggggggtggtgcGGTGCTGTGAGGGGGCGCCGGCTCTGGGGGCGGCGGGTCGGTGCTGTGTTCCTGCCCCTCGGCGTCGCTCTGCGGCCCTCCGCGGGGGCGCTCGTGCCTTTCTGCGGACAGGTGTGAACTTCCCGGCCGAGGCTGTTAGTTCCAGGAGAACTAATTAGTTCTAGAGTAATGGCTCTTTCTGATGGTGTGCGGTGGATGATATGCAAGTTTGCTCCCTGCTTCCTTCCTCTACTGAAATATATGCTTCTCCTTTCAAAATCTGTGAAGAGTTAAAGCTGGCGGTCGGGGGTTTAACAGCAATCCTTAACGTGCTGAAATCCGTTGTGTGGGACTCTTGAGAGGACTCTTGAGAGGTGGGTAGATAGAGACAGTCCCGTCTTCTAAAGAAAGTAGTCCTCAGTGGCATATAGCAGTATGATTATTGTAGCTATAAAGATATGCTTTATGAGAGAGGTTTGTGTAATTGTTTTGATAGGAATGATATTTATTAGTTACAATGAGGTTTTGACCTCATGGTATCAGCTTAGTTGTAAATATGGGTCATAACAGTGACTAATGCTAGACTTTGCTTCCTCTTGGAGGGTTTTATGCTAAATTACACTTGTTACAGTagcaagaaaacagagctgagGTTTGGCTGATTGAGCTTCTGGGTAGATTCTTTCCAGACATAGTATAATAATTAAGCTCTTTTTGCAGTGACCTGTGCTATTATGGCTTTGTCTGGTAAGACAGTGTGATAGAGAACATCCTTATCAGGGGTAATTGTATTAACACATTGCACCTCTGCAGCAGGCTCTAGTTCTCTATATCTGTGGCAGAGCCTTGCATTTTAAGGTTGTTCTGGCCTTCTGAATTAGCTGTTCTCTCATCTAGCGACTCTTTCTCTACAAACAGGAGCAGagacattttaaagagaaataatattCTTCCATTCAGCACGTTAGAGTAAAATTGGTTTGCCAGGGCAACAAAGCAGAGTTGATTTTACTTGCTTCTCAGGCACATTTGATCAAAGCTGGAAATTATAGTCACTTAATGTTCTCAGGCCTCAATCTTGAGGCAGCTGCAGGTACTATTTGGAATTCCAGGCATATGCATTTTCTTCACGTAGGTACAATGTTTATTACTTTTACTGTAGTCCATTAAATGCATTGGTTTGCCAAGCGGGTAGGCATATTTTTTGGTACTGTCAATGAAAACTAGAAAAACTGCATAATAGATTTTGCCCTAAGTCAGACCTAGGCCCACAGGGTAGTAGGCATTAGCCTGAGGCAGATGTTTCCATCTGAAGAAAGATGATCCTTTGGGTTTCTTTGCCTGGCCTTACTTCCCTTTTGAACTTCAGATTGCAAATGAAGATTTTCCTTTGACTTGTCCTAACAATAAACCTCAAGATCTTTGGGAGGCTGTCATGATGATCACTTTCTGTGGGCTTAGGCAATCAAGTTTGCATAGTGCTTGATAAAAAAGTTGAGAAATAGAACTAAAAGTAAAGAAAGTGTGGTGAAATCCCCAAGGTCGCTGCTGCAGTAACTACTAAAACATCTCTTCGATGTGTTTGTcgtctttatttttcctcagaacAATGCCAAGGTAGCGGTGCTGGGGGCCTCGGGAGGCATTGGCCAgcctctctcccttctcctgaAGAACAGCCCCCTGGTGAGCAGGCTCAGCCTTTACGATATCGCTCACACTCCAGGTGTTGCAGCTGACCTCAGCCACATCGAGACAAGAGCGAACGTTAAAGGTACTGCGAGCCACTGGAAACAATCTGTGTTCTGAGGGGGCTCCTCTTGGGGGCCTGACGCTTGGAGATGCCCGTCACTGTACTTGCGAAGGGGAATCTTCACGTGGCCCTGAAGCCCAATATCAGTTTAAGTAGCTTTTTCTCAAGCAGTGCATACCTAATTAAGGTTTAGCTGATTACATTTGATATGTATGGAGCTGGGAATGGTCTGTGGTTGCACTGCTGAAGGGGAATTTGTAATAACTGGCAGGAAACACTCAGTAAAATCATCTTGGAAAAAAGCTTGAGCGTTGAATTAAAAAGTTTGACTACAAAGAGACTCAACGCTCCCTGGGTGTCTGTGTGAATTCTGCGTGCCTCTTTTCTGAAGAGACAGCTGTCAAGTTCCAATGAAATCAAAACCTAATCTGCtgatcttcattttctttgaagATCACCAAGAGGCTACATTTTACTTGAATGTGCCTATCTGCAGTTCTTTAGGGGCACCGACTATAGGGCCCAGCTAGTGCCTTGGGAGAATAAATACATGTAACAGGAGGAACTGAGGGTTTTCAAAACAGGTGAATGTGAGATTCCCACCGCTCTCATTCTGTAAGTTTtgaaacaagggaaaaacatCAAATAGGAGCCATCCATAAttgtattttattgcttttcagcATAAGTCTGAATTGaaggttaaattaaaaaaggaattggGTACCTCTGGGTATAATTTTGTACTTCAGGTGTCAGATATTTAATAACTGGTGAAAACATAATGCCTGAATGTCTTCCATTTCAGGCTTCCTGGGACCTGAGCAGTTGCCAGAATGTCTGAAGGGCTGTGATGTTGTAGTTATTCCTGCGGGAGTCCCTAGAAAACCAGGTATGTTCACTTTGTTGAAAAGCCCAAGGGCTTCACTGAAGTGTATCTCTGCAGTACTGTTACTCAAACAGAGCTGGATCTGGTGCTTTATGGCAGTGTTGGCTTGGGATGTGAGTGATCTGTTAATGACACTGACCTAGAGCTTGTTGTGGTATCAGGCACCTTGTTTAGCCCCTGTCTTAGATTGTTCCTTGTGAAACGGGCAGAAGTGATTTCTGGAGTTCCTGTGTAGGGGTGAGGTGCAAAGCCTTTTCATGCAAGTGATCGTAACCTCCCTTAGTGCTTCTTGCCCAGAGCAATGCTCCAGTGAAAAAGCTGgctctttgtttcatttctcagCAGAATAGAAATAAtctgtttgttttgcattaaTCGTGTGATAACTTCTCGGACCATCTCTGAATGAGTGCTGTTAAGCCTTACTAGAATGTCTCTGCTCCATTTTTACTCTGTTTTTCAGTATCCTATTGGGAATGTGACAAAACTCTAGACTTTAATGCCTGGCTCTtcctaattcttaatttttcatgGTTCAAGTAGTTGCTGCAACAGAAATGAGAGGTGGCAGTCATGCAACTAGCAATGTTTTGCACAGAGCGGTTGGCATTTGAACTGTAGTTGTGGAGGTGActgcagagagggaggagaattCATCTTTGGAGCAGTTACGCTGCTCTGAGCACCACTGATTTACTGGTGTGGGTCAGTGTGGTCACACCGTACTTCAGGCTGCCCAGGTGAAATATGTTCTGACACTTGACAGCTGGGCTGGTTGCTCCTGAAAAGGTCTGATCTACCTGACAGGACAGGAATCTTTTATTAGTCAGAGGAGTTACCTTTGGAGCCAATTCATTACTGTACCTGCAGAGTTTTCTCATGATCTAAGTTGAGGTAACTCTGTCCAGAGTAGAATATTGTTTTTTGATTGGGTTGCTGGCCCATTAATGAGTAGGGTATGGGTACCTTAAAATATTGTACTGGATGCATTTTAGGTATGACCCGTGATGACCTGTTCAACACCAATGCTAGCATTGTCGCTACTTTGACATCTGCCTGTGCAAAGCACTGTCCAGAAGCCATGATCTGTATTATTTCTAACCCGGTAAGCATTTTCTGGAGACCTTGAATATGTagagggggcggcggggaaaATCCAGACTCGGAATACTGGAGTAATCTGAGTTCCTATTAGTTTTGACCACTGTCATTAAGGTCTGCAGTGTATTTGCAGAAAAGAGCTAAAACCCTGGTTCTACTAACCCATTTTTCTTGGCTATATTTAAGTCagagaaaaattacatataaaaGTGCGTAATATCTTGACCTCTGTATGACTATGGTTATAATACATGCTGGTGTATTAGCTGGAATAGAAGTCTTAGCTCACTAAGGGAGGAGCCTTTGTAATGTGAATGAACAAATTTATTGCCTAACGGTTGTTTAAAATGGGTGATTCCAGCCTGACTGTAAATTGCTCTTCAATTTAGGAATTAATGTAATTGGCTACAGTTGTCTTCAAGTTGGAAGTACACTTTGGGTTGTTTACTGGCCTTTTCAGTTCATGCATTAGCTTCATTATTATACTGGTTTTAGTGAATGCTTGCCTATTCTTGCTTATAGGTAAATTCAACCATCCCAATAACTTCAGAAGTCTTCAAGAAGCATGGTGTGTATAATCCCAACAGAATCTTTGGCGTTACAACATTGGACATTGTCAGAGCTAATACGTTTGTGGCTGAACTAAAGGTAAGTCATAGTAACAGATGCTGGGGAGGGATATGGTGTGCTTTGGTCATCAGATCtataaaaaatgcttttaaaatcacCGCAGAGAGCCAAAGGAGCTCAGACTTCTGTGGAGCTAGAGGCGCAGGCAATGATTCCCTGTTTCCATTCTCTAGAGGAGCCTTGGGGGTTGGGTTTCTTGCAAAATGTGGTTCAAGAGACTTTGACCTTTCCTTTTCATAGCTGTCCCCTGTGAGTGAGCTACGTGTTCGCCTTAATTCTGTTGGCATTTTCATCCCTGCTGGTGCAATTGGAGGAGAGTAGAATTGTAGTATGTATTTGCAAGTCAAACCATCTGTGCTGTGTGTTACTTTGCAGAATATCTTGTATCAGGAGGTGTAACAGGTTACTGCTCTTAATAGCCCTGGTAGAGTTTGTACTTGTGCTGCTATTTATCTGAACTTGCATTAATAATATCCTGTAACTGTCTGAAGTTTTCGGAGTAACCTGGAGTTCAAATCTGTAGATCTGGCTTTGCCTCTGGAGTATAGCTGCCTCtgaagctcctgccctgtgtaGCGCTGGGTTATAGATGTGTACAGATACTGagggcagaaaaagaagcatagtatttttaaaggattttcttGCCCGTATGCTTCAGAAACTCGAAAGTTTCATGTTTCCCTTAGGGCTTAGATCCAGCTCGAGTAAATGTTCCAGTTATTGGTGGCCATGCTGGGAAGACTATCATCCCTCTGATCTCTCAGGTAAGTTGCAGTAACTGACATGTGTGGCATTACACTATATGGTATTCCTCATCAATACGTTAGAGGTGATGTAAAGTGCCTTTGTGATGGCATGTAAGGTGCTAAACTAGAGCAGAGACAGTCTTCCCTGCTCTTACAGCTGCTTTCATTCTGAGATGAGGTACAAGACACTGGAAGGCAATGAGCTAAATCTAAACTCCTAAGGGTGGTTTAAATAGTTCCAGCCTTTTTCCTCTAAAGGAGTTTGGGAATAAGAACTGAGGGGTGATGTGGGTGTTCGGATGTTTTGgcactgttttggtttttattttttgtgacgGGGATTTCATTGGTTTTGCTGTGGTGGACTAGAAACACCACTTCAACTCTCAGCATTGAAATGAGGAGGCATAGCTCAAGCTGTGTGGGGAGGCCTGCTTCAGTCATGACTAGAGCCTCCCTTTGTGCATCTAAGCCAGAATGAAATGCAGTTCTAAAGCAGGCTGCAGCTTCATGAGGAGATGGCTAGGGTCTGACCAAGGAGCAATCtgtgagaaaggggaaaagtcTTTGCTCTAAGAGGGGAATAAACTATCCTTCACAGAAGGATGTTCTTAGGGAATAAGAGCAAGGGCTTTGGAGCAGCTGAATGCTGAGAGGGTGCTTTCATTAGACAGTCCACTGGgatggcagcagctgtgctttACATACTTGCCTAGGTGTATCTGAAGGTTCAGTAACTGCCTAAATAATGCTGGCAGACTGGATCCTTCATAAAGCTCGTGGCTTCTATAATGCCACAGTGACCCAAATATTTACAAGGTGGCTTTTTGAAATTCCTAAGGCCTGTTACATGCTTGGAGGGCATCCGTCTAGTGCAAAGGACTACACAGTAGTGAGTAACCATGGCAAGCCCTGGTTTTGCTGTCAAGCTGCTGAGCAAGCTAGGCATGGCTACATTCCTGTTACAGTCTGTGCAATAACCAGTAGCCTTGGTGAATGCTTGCAGCTGGTCAGGGACACACGATCTGCGAGCTGGGGTAGCTGATTTTCCCAATTGAGAACTGTGAATAACAACTGTAATGGTACAAAAAGCATTGTGTGGGTGGCCGTATGCTGAATCTGGAGGGGTCCTGGTGTTTGAcagtaacttctttttttctaatctaGTGCACACCAAAAGTGGACTTTCCTCAGGATCAGCTGGAAAAGCTTACAGGGAGAATTCAAGAAGCTGGCACTGAAGTTGTCAAAGCTAAAGCAGGAGCAGGTTGGTTCTTAACTACAGCTTCCAAGTAATTCTTGTTGGCCGGCTGAATGGATGCAGTCCTTTTCGGTTTAATCTTGTTTACAACTGTGGTGCAGAACTATGAACTGTTGATTACAAATCTAGCTGCTCTGCCATGCCAGCGACTGCTTGAACTGTGGTACTAGAAGCAGCTCAGTATGTAGGTAAGACTAAACATTAACTGGTCCCATGCCATGTatggctttaaaagaaaatattctctgtCATATTAAGCTGTTTCTTCCTAAAAATCTGATCAACTAAATAGCACATAGCTggccaaaagctgctgctttatcCAACTGGCTGTGAGCTTGAAGCCAATGACACTGCAGCTCTGTAAACATATCAGCGTGGAAGCCTTTGATGCTAAAGAGGACATCAAATTTCAATGGGTTCTGTTCTAAAAGTGATTTAACTTTTACAGGATCTGCCACCTTGTCTATGGCCTATGCTGGTGCTCGATTTGTGTTTTCTCTGGTGGATGCAATGAATGGAAAGGAAGGGGTTATTGAATGTGCCTTCGTTCGATCGGAAGAGACAGAGAGCCCGTACTTCTCTACACCTCTGCTGCTCGGAGTATGTACTATAAATGATGAGGCTTATAAATGGCAGCTACTgactgttttgtggtttttactCAGTGATTTCAATTTAGCCTAATGCTAGGTATCGCTGAAGTTAGCAGCTGTGTGTACTTTTAAGAGTTCTTGAATATTTGTGTATTAGGCGTATACCTCATGCTTGACAGAGATGATGCTGTTTTTATGCACTCTTAGACTGCAGGTCACTGAGTGACCAGAGATTCAGACTGGTCTTAAAAGGTCATGCTTGCCTCAAGTCAGTGTCTGTTTATGAAGGGCTTTCATGTGATTAACCAGAGTCAGCAATCCTGTCTCCTCAGCTTGATCTGCTACAAGCAAATCCCTCAGAAATTGAGGTGCATGGGGAACTACAGCATGGATTAGGATTAATAGATTACTTTCAGGACCTCTGCTGAACTCTGAAAGAAGTGTCCCTTTTGTCACCCTTACCCTGTACAGGGTGGAGTGAAAAACAAGGATGCTGCAGCCCTGTTGCAGCTGCTGGGATGCAAAGGATGGTGTAAGCTCTCTTAGGTGCTGGCTGAGGAGGGAATGGAAGTAGAGGGGCATTGAGGGGGAAGGGTTTGGATGTAGGCAGGAGCTCTTGAAAACCTAGGAGTGCAACTCTGAAGCAATTTCAGACTGCGAACCAGTGGCAAGTGAGGGGCACACACCAGAGAGAAATGCTCTTGCCAAATGGTGGGTTTGAAGATAGGAAGAGGCATGAAGGAACAGTTGGTGTCTGTCTCCTCTTGAAGGAGCTGATGGGCTAGCTTCAAGTTTCACACTTGTGAACAGTGAATGAAAGTTTGTGAAGGCTGTAGAAGTTGCTACAAATAATAAGAGACTTGTGAACCTTGCCAGGAAGCACAGGGTTGGCAGACTAGAGATGACGGAGGTCCCAGGCTGGGTCTCCATCTCAGCTGGATAATGCTTAAGCAGAGCTGCTAAGTTACTCTCTAGGTCATTCAATGAATGGTTAATCCTTAAATCCTCTTTCCCTCAGAAAAATGGAATTGAGAAGAACCTAGGCATTGGCAAGATCTCTCCCTTTGAAGAGAAGATGGTTGCTGAGGCTATGTCTGAGCTGAAGGCTTCTATTAAGAAAGGAGAGGAGTTTGCGAAGAACTTCAAGTGAAGAGTTGATGATGGAGAGGAATTAACAACTTCCTTAATTTATTAAGGCATCATGTCACTTTACGACTTCTCATTCAAAGCTCGTGCTTTGATTGAAGTCTGTCTGTATTAGCCTAATGATTGTTGCCAGTGCAGAATCTAATCATCAATAAAACGGCCTCATTTTTTCAGTGTACCACCTGGAATTGTCCTGATGTGCTTGTCTTTTGAAGGTAGAAGCTGTAGGTCTCCGAAAGGTTATCAGTTTCTGTAGTGATGAAAGTCTCTTAAAGTGGGTGGATTACTCTcaactctgctgctgcttgggtTTTGGCTTGGGCTGCTTGTtcagcacagcagctgggagaccAGGCGTGGTCAAATAAGATCAAGATGGGGTGAAGAGGTTTGTGAAAGGGATAGCTGAGTAAAGTGATccaagaaatgttttttcaggAGGCGGCATTACCTTGTGTTGCCTTAATCTCGTatgtaatttgattttaaaagagTTAGTCAAGGAGCGCAGTGGTTGAAACATCAGTCCTGCTCTAAGACAATAATTAAAATGCTGAGAGTGCCTTCTTCCTAGTTAGGAACAAAAGCCTTGATTTAGCATCTACATAAATTTCATTTACATTCATCCTcttctgaatataaaaataaatgtctgcaAGAAAATGGTGATGACGAGTTCTGTTGCTGACTTCTTTAGAGGTAAGCTTTAATGAGGAAGCTATTAATTCCCTCTTCCTCTGTGCTCTGTGGGCTGCTTACCCTACTGCTTTGAATTGCTTTAATCCACGTCAGTTGAATTCTAAGttgaacagattttattttgattagaTGAAGGAAATGCCAAAGCCCAGCACCTCTGGAGGAATTGAGGGGGGTGTATTTGAGCGAGAGAACCTAGTGGAGAAGCTTCTCTTAAGGAAGAGACCTAAAGGTAGTAGATGCTCTTTGGTCACTGGCTGTTTCCCCTCCCACTGCTTGTATTCTTTCTTCTgatctatttttgttttaacctAGTTCATTCTGAACTGGATCACAGTTGTGACACTGAAGATGCCTTGAGAATAAAGTGCTTGGCTCTTTCACTGTCCTGTGGAACATGAAGGCAGAGAGAGGACAGCAAGTACAGTTCTTGTCATTCCTCTCTGCACAAATTCAATATATTAAAGCTTGGTTTCTTCACAGAAATAGTAATGACGTGTCAGCAGTCATTACTCAGCAGGCTTGGAACAAAGTAATTATTAGGTGGTATTAATAGAATTAAAGATGAAAGAATTAAAGATCATGTTggagtggggcaggggaggatgTTGGAACTGGGGGCACTTGAGAGGAGGAGTGACTGGCCAGGCCTAGCAAATGCAGCTTGGTTACTGTGTTCAAAACAGTAAACGGAAAGCACGTGGCAGACTCTGCAGTGAAGGAGGCTGCTGGACGTAGGGGCCCTGCAGGCCTGCCAGCAATTTTGCATC contains:
- the MDH2 gene encoding malate dehydrogenase, mitochondrial, encoding MLSRLARPAAAAAFRRGLATTAQNNAKVAVLGASGGIGQPLSLLLKNSPLVSRLSLYDIAHTPGVAADLSHIETRANVKGFLGPEQLPECLKGCDVVVIPAGVPRKPGMTRDDLFNTNASIVATLTSACAKHCPEAMICIISNPVNSTIPITSEVFKKHGVYNPNRIFGVTTLDIVRANTFVAELKGLDPARVNVPVIGGHAGKTIIPLISQCTPKVDFPQDQLEKLTGRIQEAGTEVVKAKAGAGSATLSMAYAGARFVFSLVDAMNGKEGVIECAFVRSEETESPYFSTPLLLGKNGIEKNLGIGKISPFEEKMVAEAMSELKASIKKGEEFAKNFK